TTAGAGAAGCAACAGCGAGGAGACCTTGGAGGAATAAAAGGGGGAAAGAAGACAAGATGTAATGAAAGAGAGGCTTTGACTTTGGCAGGGAAACAGACGGCGGCATGGCGAGACAGCGAACGCAGCACGAGGAGTTTTAAACTCCAgctggaagaagaaaaaaggtttagttttgtttgttttgttttttttccttcatttacATAATCATGAgacgacctcacatgacctctgccgcctgaaacagtgacatcatcatcatcctgctcccGTGGCTGTACATTAAAATCTCAACCAAGAAAACCTCCACCAacctttaaacatcctctctcatccactgtatcccttcacaataaaagcatgcaGAGATCCTGTAACTTTTTACCCCACAGGTTCACTCTACAGGTAAGCAGATTATTCTTCTAGCACAAAATTATACGGTCTAAAATTATATCTAACTGGTATTATTTCTTTTCtacaaataaaatctaatgtattattattattattattattattattctgtgtgagtagtattattattactccCTGACAAGAATGTTAtgtagtaaaataaataaataaataaataaaatcacactgtttgatcataaaaaaaatgagaaaattaaaaaaagaaagttatgtTGAGTAGGAACTCTCTtgttcattgcattttacttagtacttcataattgcctaggcctactgcatgtgttgtattcactgATGCGCTTAAGAAGATTCATGTTctttgtttataaaaaaaaaaattgttctgtaaatagtttgtttactattgtgatcaaaaacactgatctgaagctcaattctgaggctATTCGGTAAGTAGGTTTCatgaggtggggggtgggggggcaaagagtgttgtgttgtgtgttcagctcattcacagtgcctcTATCCCGTGCACCTCACCCGTGCCCCTATACTGCAACACTTatggtataaaaaataaaaagacatttgGTTCATTCCCGTTAATTGAGAAACACACGCCCCAAATCCATCACCTCTGTTGAAGTGTCTcaaaaaattaatactttggacTTGGACTTACCTCAATTAATGAGGTAACAAagaaacaacactttatttatttaacaattacgttgttatagcaataaaaggtgaacatgatatgttattaatgactgaacaaaactgacaagaggatgcatcagtcaTCAAATCCCCCAAACTTCTGGTTTCATAtcagaagaaaaatgggaatggcGTCCACAATCCCAGGTGaagaaaacacagttcagttcTGAGCTCAAAGTGTCGATCAaagctggtttcatttcatcccagacacagtaaaatgtcataaatgacttttgaatgcaggtatttctccctcctgtcactttgtcttttctactgTTCATGGAGGGCGTTAcagcacttctttgtgttttagcagctAAACCAGTCAAGACATGCTGTCCTGTTATTGTCAGATTCTCTTCAGCTGGTTGATAGACTTTCTGGAacgagaacagaagaaacactgttgattcttggaaatatttttttattgattttcataaacattcacttgGCTGACACACCTAATCAGTAAAATCTCATAACAGGCGTTTCTCTCTCAGCAGTCACGTGATTCTCACAATCGGCCTGTTAAACCAGCATGTCAACAagaagaatcatttcatttgcagtgatgATGGAGTTCAACCCTTATccaccacggctgaacagaccaagaacaaaatgtgccacaggtgacgtctgggaagtgcaggactgacaaaccacagcaatgagcttttagcagcaaaataaaaatgcagcaaaatattttgcagaacaatcattttaaaatgaagacatatATGTGCAgatcttgatttaaaaaaaaaaaaaggaacagaaacaagcgcttaccaacacagatgttataGATATAGACGACAGGACTGCTTTAATCactcctgtctacttgagctcacaaaactctgcagtggcTCCGATATTGCAAAGCCAaagtccagcatggagaggctgagtgaacgtggtctggactctgtggaggagagtcatggtttcagagacgctgtagaaggacagaatacctgctctgtgatccaggtacactcccactctggaggacacagggagcgggATTTCAGTTTGGATATTGTTGTGTCTGAAGCAACGGTTCATGTTGTAACAATCCAATGACCAAGATTTGTCACTGAATCCAAATACACATTCATCCCAGctccctgttctgctgatatcctgatatgagactGCTATATAAACTCTCCCCTTCCActtcacctcccagtaacaacgtccagtcagactctctctgctcaggacctgAAACCATacagtaaatctgtctgggtgtcTGGGATATGACTGATTTTCTGCCATTCGTGTCActtttctgttcccctcagataatgacagcagtgtgtttgctgtgtttggatccagtgtgatgtgacatgaatattgtaagagctcagctctggtcttgggctctggttgtggcagtagaacatccactccagtcactgtcagtgaggtcttggaccattcctcactaagaagctcctgtagtttgtctctcagctctgacacagctgcagtcacatcctcaaagtagctcagaggacggatgttggtgctgagtgagtgtgtagattcactgagacatgagagcgaggggtaattctgtagaaaatggatgtgatcctgtgtgtgtgagagctgctccagctcagcgtctttcctcctcagctcagcgatctcctgcttcagcttctcctgaacttcttcagcccgactcacttcctcttcctgctgggatctgatctgctgcttcacatcagaccttcttttctcaacCAAACggatcagctcagtgaagatctcctcactgtcctccactgctttatcagcagagcgactgatggcctccacctcctgctgaagcaccttcacgtctttctctgtgtcctggattctctgctggattttttgccgactcaCCCCGAGCTCTTCCTGCCTCTtggtcctttctgctgcagctgagactgtgtcgtggcctttatgttcatccatggagcagagataacagatacactgctgatcagtgcggcagaagatcttcatcacctcatcgtgacgagagcagatgttctcctgaagcttcacggtggcttccaccagcttgtgtttctttaatggagCTGCATcgtagtgaggctggaggtgctgctcacagtaagaggccGGACAGGtcagacaggacttgagggctttcagtttcctcccagagcagacatcacaggccacatctccaggtccagcgtagcagagatcaggaggagcagcttggagtcccatcgtcttcatttcctccagtaactctgcaaacatggtgtttttctccAGGACAGGCCTCGGTGTGAAGGCTCTTCTGCACTGCGGGCAGCTGTAGattctcctctgctcctctccatcccagcagtctttaatacagctcatgcagtagctgtgtccacagggaatagtcaccggatccttcagcagatccagacagatggaacagcaaaactttgcagagtccggctgaattcctcgctgagccatttcccctctcagtcacagtgaacgtctgctagtttcactttctatcaacagataagagttgtgctccgatccaaagcaaacagcagcttttcctcacagtcactcGCTGATCTGCTGTAAACGGGCTTGTGGGCTCTTGtccttcacactgtgttgtttccactcgTCTTTAAACTGTCCGATCTGAGAagcaggaaatatctgggcaGAATCGAACTCGTAATGTTTGAGGTCAGACAGAAGAGGGAGGGGTTCAGCTGCTGATTCAGTCCAGGAAGAGGAGCTctcttaaagaggcagtgtgtgtttagctcttatttacaacatgaagtGAAGTTTATGACAGAAATAATTCAACTgttccatctcattttcatcttcaaccaATAGCTAATATGATCTCCAGTTATATTATGAGCCTCCTGTCAGTGACAACTCAGTCAACACAACAGATCCAACAGatagaaaatattttgtaagaaaggtggtaaaaaaaaaaaaaaaaaacagtctagaGTGACATAAAGAGACTTAtggaagtgaaacaaaactccattcatgctgcaacactcctttaaccccttcagctccAACTTCCTCCTAAAACTGCCTCAGAAAAAGCTTCAGAgttagaaaacatgtttgttttcccaAAGTCCCACCACGTCACATAGATacccagtgttgggcaagctgcttggaaaatgcagtgagctgagctgtacactgtgactgtgactgtacaTTACATGAAGCTTCACTCCACTGAAGCTCTCGTCTGATTGCtaaagctgacacacacacacacacacacacacacacacacacacacacacacacacaaattattcCATACAAtagaaggaaaatgaaaagcatgcaCCAAAAAGTTTAGCACATACctatttagctttttttctgCCTATATTGAACAGATTATGTCTAATATTAAACAGCTGAGAAGGAAATAATTGGATTAGGATTAATTTAGCGACCCcagatacactcctgatcaaaatcttaagaccagttgaaaaattgcaagaatttacattttgcactgttggatcttaagaaggttctaagtagagcttcaaaatgcaaaaagaagaaatgagagtgagacaaaaaaaaaaaaaaaaaaaaaaaaaaaaaaatgagtaagcaatttattgcaaacaaccattaaactgaaataggctgttcatcagctgatcaaagccTTTAAACAGCCTTTAAAAGGCCAAATCTGGATTCAATGtcaaatgtggattcagtgtcattttctgtcagggatccacactgtcatgacctcctgacctccttTAGACATAACATAATATAAGATTATATGGACCACCATTCATCCCGAAGTAAAATATTGTGCCAGTTGCTCAAAAACCTACATGCCTACATGCTATCCTACAGAACTAACGTAATTTACGCATGTTACTTACCGTGGTGTAGAGgatatctctctctcctcatgaaAACTGTTGTCTCCAGActcctcgatgagtctgcttggtggttttaaGACTCTTGTAGACTTGTGACATATTTTTGCTCTAAACTACACTTGCTCACCAAACGCTTGGCTCGCTTCTCCAGTCTGTGTCTCCCGCTCTGCACTCTGTGTGTAATTACGAAAGCCAAGCCTgtatgagttaaaaaaaaaaaaaaaaaaaaaaaaaaaaagttttgtcatCTGTTATTCAGAGGAGAATTCATACATGCAGCCTGACCACAACCCACCTGTTTCCATGCTGGGAGCCACAGTttggaaaacacacagtaaGAACTAGgaatgagcgagtacaccactatctgtatctgtatctgtatgtttaaccatctacattatctgtatccgtactcggagtgggcggggccgaaGCCGGAAGTGGGCTGGGCTTGGGCCGGAAGTTGGCAGAGTTTGgccggaaatgggtggggctta
This genomic interval from Myripristis murdjan chromosome 19, fMyrMur1.1, whole genome shotgun sequence contains the following:
- the LOC115377769 gene encoding tripartite motif-containing protein 16-like; the encoded protein is MAQRGIQPDSAKFCCSICLDLLKDPVTIPCGHSYCMSCIKDCWDGEEQRRIYSCPQCRRAFTPRPVLEKNTMFAELLEEMKTMGLQAAPPDLCYAGPGDVACDVCSGRKLKALKSCLTCPASYCEQHLQPHYDAAPLKKHKLVEATVKLQENICSRHDEVMKIFCRTDQQCICYLCSMDEHKGHDTVSAAAERTKRQEELGVSRQKIQQRIQDTEKDVKVLQQEVEAISRSADKAVEDSEEIFTELIRLVEKRRSDVKQQIRSQQEEEVSRAEEVQEKLKQEIAELRRKDAELEQLSHTQDHIHFLQNYPSLSCLSESTHSLSTNIRPLSYFEDVTAAVSELRDKLQELLSEEWSKTSLTVTGVDVLLPQPEPKTRAELLQYSCHITLDPNTANTLLSLSEGNRKVTRMAENQSYPRHPDRFTVWFQVLSRESLTGRCYWEVKWKGRVYIAVSYQDISRTGSWDECVFGFSDKSWSLDCYNMNRCFRHNNIQTEIPLPVSSRVGVYLDHRAGILSFYSVSETMTLLHRVQTTFTQPLHAGLWLCNIGATAEFCELK